A region of Lycium barbarum isolate Lr01 chromosome 3, ASM1917538v2, whole genome shotgun sequence DNA encodes the following proteins:
- the LOC132632459 gene encoding ABC transporter G family member 11-like — translation MRNSSSATTSANDVMMEIEASKPEGHGIVVGGLSPLSETLWKEKTNTEFIGDVSARLAWKDLTVMVTLNSGETQNVLEGLTGYAEPGTFTALMGPSGSGKSTLLDALSGRLASNAFLSGRVLLNGRKANLSFGTAAYVTQDDTLIGTLTVRETISYSAQLRLPDRMPWSEKRTLIESTIIEMGLQDCADTVIGNWHLRGISGGEKRRVSIALEILMRPRLLFLDEPTSGLDSASAFFVTQTLRGLSRDGRTVIASIHQPSSEVFELFDRLYLLSGGKTVYFGQASEAYEFFEQAGFPCPALRNPSDHFLRCINSDFDKVKATLKGSMKLRFESNEDPLDKTTTAEAMRILVDYYRRSQYNYSAKERVEEMSKVKGTVLDSGGSQASFFMQSYTLTKRSFINMSRDFGYYWLRLVIYLVVTICIGTIYLNVGTGYSSILARGACASFVFGFVTFMSIGGFPSFVEDMKVFQRERMNGHYGVCAFVVSNTLSAMPFLILITFLSGTVCYFMVRLHPGFTHYLFFVICLYGSVTVVESLMMVIASVVPNFLMGIIIGAGIQGIFMLVSGYFRLPNDIPKPFWRYPMSYLSFHFWALQGQYQNDLMGLMFDNTSPDLPKIPGEFILEQIFQIDLNRSKWVDVSVLFVMIIAYRIIFFFVIKINEDVTPWVRGYIARRKMQQKNGNQKQTISPYGLTQSPSLRAYVGNNGPNSDR, via the exons ATGAGGAATTCGTCATCAGCAACAACATCAGCAAATGATGTGATGATGGAAATAGAAGCAAGTAAACCAGAAGGTCATGGTATAGTTGTAGGTGGATTAAGTCCATTGAGTGAAACATTATGGAAAGAAAAAACGAACACAGAGTTTATTGGAGATGTTTCTGCTAGGTTGGCTTGGAAGGATCTGACAGTAATGGTTACTCTTAATAGTGGAGAAACACAGAATGTTCTTGAAGGACTTACTGGCTATGCTGAACCGGGAACTTTCACTGCTTTAATGGGTCCTTCTGGTTCTGGAAAATCCACACTTCTTGATGCACTCTCCGGTCGACTCGCTTCTAACGCTTTCCTTTCAGGCAGAGTTTTGCTCAATGGTCGTAAAGCTAACCTCTCCTTTGGAACCGCT GCGTATGTGACACAAGATGATACGTTGATCGGCACTTTAACAGTACGGGAGACAATATCGTACTCTGCTCAACTGCGTTTACCTGATAGGATGCCATGGTCGGAGAAACGGACACTGATTGAAAGTACTATTATTGAAATGGGACTTCAAGATTGTGCTGATACAGTAATTGGGAACTGGCACTTGCGTGGTATAAGTGGAGGAGAAAAAAGGAGAGTTAGTATCGCGCTTGAGATTCTCATGAGGCCTAGATTGCTCTTTCTTGATGAACCAACTAGTGGTCTTGACAG TGCTTCGGCCTTCTTTGTTACACAGACGCTTCGTGGTCTGTCGAGAGATGGAAGGACTGTGATAGCCTCAATTCACCAGCCGAGCAGTGAAGTGTTTGAGTTGTTTGACAGATTATATTTGCTTTCTGGAGGAAAAACAGTTTACTTTGGTCAGGCTTCTGAAGCATATGAG TTCTTTGAACAAGCTGGATTTCCTTGTCCTGCTCTGAGAAACCCATCGGATCATTTCCTACGATGTATCAATTCTGATTTTGACAAAGTTAAGGCAACTCTGAAAGGGTCGATGAAGCTACGG TTTGAGTCCAATGAGGATCCTCTTGACAAAACGACGACAGCTGAAGCTATGCGCATCCTAGTAGACTATTATCGTCGATCTCAGTACAATTACTCAGCTAAAGAAAGGGTTGAAGAAATGTCAAAAGTT AAAGGAACAGTGCTAGATTCTGGAGGAAGTCAGGCTAGTTTCTTCATGCAGTCCTACACCTTAACCAAACGTTCCTTTATTAACATGTCAAGAGACTTTGGTTATTACTGGTTGAGGCTTGTTATCTACTTGGTGGTCACTATCTGCATTGGAACTATCTATCTTAATGTCGGAACCGGTTATAGTTCCATCCTG GCAAGAGGAGCATGTGCGTCTTTCGTCTTTGGATTTGTGACATTCATGTCAATTGGAGGATTCCCTTCTTTTGTCGAAGATATGAAG GTTTTTCAAAGGGAGAGGATGAATGGGCATTATGGTGTTTGTGCATTTGTAGTGAGCAATACCTTATCAGCAATGCCATTTCTGATACTGATCACGTTTCTTTCTGGCACTGTTTGCTATTTCATGGTCCGGTTACACCCGGGCTTCACACACTATTTGTTCTTTGTGATCTGCCTCTATGGCAGTGTTACTGTTGTCGAAAGCTTGATGATGGTCATTGCTAGTGTTGTCCCTAATTTCCTCATGGGTATCATTATAGGTGCTGGAATTCAG GGAATATTTATGCTTGTCTCTGGATACTTTAGACTCCCCAATGACATCCCAAAGCCTTTCTGGCGTTACCCTATGTCATACCTCAGTTTTCACTTTTGGGCCCTACAG GGGCAATATCAAAATGATTTGATGGGGTTGATGTTTGATAACACGAGCCCTGATCTTCCCAAAATCCCGGGTGAATTCATCCTAGAGCAGATATTCCAGATCGATCTGAACAGATCAAAATGGGTGGACGTAAGTGTGCTATTCGTGATGATAATCGCCTACCGGATTATCTTCTTTTTCGTGATCAAGATCAACGAGGATGTCACACCTTGGGTCAGAGGTTACATTGCCAGAAGAAAAATGCAGCAGAAGAATGGGAATCAAAAACAGACTATTTCTCCTTATGGTCTAACTCAATCACCCTCTCTCAGGGCCTATGTTGGAAACAATGGACCAAATAGCGATAGGTAA